In Streptosporangiales bacterium, the following proteins share a genomic window:
- a CDS encoding acyltransferase family protein → MELRHHAVDVEAPACCAGARPFGTVRTVRFAQPRAVPGHAARVRTVGGHLPAVRHRLPRPGTHRGRVAGRAARADARRAVRLPSRQRTDALPAGAAAAAGGVPTADVRGHHPVDRRGGRRHPAALAETRAKRRPGHTDPGGRAESLAVPTPAGHRERYLDVLRAVALLRVVVYHTYGYAWLTFVFPSMGVMFALAGSLTAASMERYAAYRVVYSRVRRLLPSLWLLALIVVPVMFWHGWPLLTEGRPFDWLNLAYWILPVLDPPASAWGAATTQVLWYVRAYLWFVLLSPAGLLLFRRWPVATTVAPLAVVVATALPVLNVERLGSTGPALLDFGTYGACWMLGFAHRAGMIRRIPLPALFGLAAGAMLLGASWALTHPDPVFGYDLNEIPLAQALWCPGAVLVLLRWSPGLTWLDRVPVLGRLVTVVNARALTVYLWHNIAIELAVPVNDRLGLYDPWQLFATAWALIAVAVLAFGWVEDIAARRRPRLLPGHGRPDRTVDRRLRRTGGLRLEMQGTYGATAGAAGDGERPAVQPGRPQAHR, encoded by the coding sequence ATGGAGCTACGGCACCATGCAGTCGATGTGGAAGCACCGGCGTGCTGTGCTGGAGCGCGGCCCTTCGGGACGGTTCGGACGGTTCGGTTTGCTCAACCTCGCGCTGTTCCAGGTCATGCTGCCCGCGTTCGCACCGTTGGTGGACATCTTCCTGCTGTACGGCATCGTCTTCCTCGACCCGGCACGCACCGTGGCCGCGTGGCTGGCCGTGCTGCTCGTGCAGACGCTCGGCGGGCTGTACGCCTTCCATCTCGACAACGAACGGATGCGCTACCTGCTGGTGCTGCCGCTGCAGCAGGTGGTGTACCGACAGCTGATGTACGCGGTCATCATCCAGTCGATCGTCGCGGCGGTCGGCGGCATCCGGCTGCGTTGGCAGAAACTCGAGCGAAACGGCGACCTGGGCACACTGACCCTGGCGGACGCGCAGAGTCGCTAGCCGTGCCAACACCTGCCGGCCACCGCGAGCGGTACCTGGACGTGCTCCGCGCCGTCGCGCTGCTGCGAGTGGTCGTGTACCACACGTACGGCTATGCGTGGCTCACGTTCGTCTTCCCGTCGATGGGTGTGATGTTCGCGCTCGCGGGCTCGCTCACCGCGGCGTCGATGGAGCGGTACGCGGCCTACCGCGTGGTGTATTCGCGGGTTCGCCGCCTGCTGCCGTCCCTCTGGCTGCTCGCGCTCATCGTCGTGCCGGTCATGTTCTGGCACGGCTGGCCGCTGCTCACCGAAGGCCGCCCGTTCGACTGGCTGAACCTGGCGTACTGGATCCTCCCCGTCCTCGATCCACCGGCCAGCGCCTGGGGCGCCGCCACGACGCAGGTGCTCTGGTACGTGCGCGCCTACCTGTGGTTCGTCCTGCTGTCGCCGGCCGGACTGCTGCTGTTCCGCAGGTGGCCGGTCGCGACGACGGTGGCGCCGTTGGCGGTGGTCGTCGCGACCGCACTGCCGGTGCTGAACGTGGAGCGCCTCGGCTCCACGGGTCCCGCGCTCCTCGACTTCGGCACGTACGGCGCGTGCTGGATGCTCGGGTTCGCGCACCGCGCCGGCATGATCCGCCGCATCCCACTACCGGCGCTGTTCGGGCTCGCCGCCGGCGCGATGCTGCTCGGCGCCTCCTGGGCCCTGACCCATCCGGATCCGGTCTTCGGCTACGACCTCAACGAGATCCCGCTCGCCCAGGCACTCTGGTGCCCAGGCGCTGTACTGGTGTTGTTGCGTTGGTCGCCGGGCCTGACCTGGCTCGACCGCGTGCCCGTGCTCGGCCGACTGGTCACCGTGGTCAACGCCAGGGCGCTCACCGTCTACCTCTGGCACAACATCGCCATCGAGCTTGCGGTGCCGGTCAACGACCGGCTCGGCCTCTACGACCCCTGGCAGCTGTTCGCGACCGCCTGGGCTCTCATCGCCGTCGCGGTGCTAGCGTTCGGCTGGGTCGAGGACATCGCTGCCAGGCGCCGGCCCCGGCTACTGCCCGGCCACGGCCGCCCCGACCGGACGGTCGACCGGCGGCTCCGCCGTACCGGCGGCCTCCGGCTGGAGATGCAGGGTACATACGGTGCCACCGCCGGAGCGGCCGGCGACGGTGAACGTCCCGCCGTGCAGCCGGGCCGCCCACAGGCACATCGATAG
- a CDS encoding cupin domain-containing protein produces MAPAPVPYVGERLREERLRRGISVRSLARDLGVSASLISQIETGKSQPSVSTLYAITSALGISIEDVFDPPDQPVAAPAGPAAAPTTVLEALATHRGERLGPLVTRADRQALQLDSGVTWERLGHLPSTHVDFLRITYEPGGTSSSTGRLMRHPGTEYGHLTSGELTVTVGFEEYQLHPGDSVSFPSTTPHRYRNDGTEPAVGIWFVTGGD; encoded by the coding sequence GTGGCCCCAGCCCCTGTGCCGTACGTCGGCGAGCGGCTCCGCGAGGAGCGGCTGCGCCGCGGCATCAGCGTCCGCAGCCTCGCGCGGGACCTCGGCGTCTCGGCGAGCCTGATCTCCCAGATCGAGACGGGCAAGAGCCAACCGTCGGTCAGCACCCTCTACGCGATCACCAGCGCGCTCGGCATCTCCATCGAGGACGTCTTCGACCCGCCGGACCAACCGGTTGCTGCACCGGCCGGCCCTGCCGCCGCGCCCACGACCGTACTGGAAGCGCTGGCGACGCACCGCGGCGAGCGCCTCGGGCCGCTCGTCACCCGCGCCGACCGGCAGGCGCTGCAGCTCGACTCCGGGGTCACCTGGGAGCGGCTCGGGCACCTCCCGAGCACCCACGTCGACTTCCTGCGCATCACCTACGAGCCCGGCGGTACGTCGTCGAGCACCGGCCGGCTGATGCGGCACCCCGGCACCGAGTACGGCCACCTGACCAGCGGCGAGCTGACCGTGACCGTCGGCTTCGAGGAGTACCAACTGCACCCCGGCGACTCCGTCTCGTTCCCGTCGACCACGCCGCACCGCTACCGCAACGACGGCACCGAGCCCGCGGTAGGCATCTGGTTCGTAACCGGCGGCGACTAG
- a CDS encoding glycosyl hydrolase — MAEATEQRAFTLAFILADGRRCEPTWGNAHPLDDREILGEVAALRAAGGEVVVSSGGADGPYLENACDGAGALRSAYEQALDAVRSNHLDVDLEADVPMGRVGTALRGLQRSRGTSITLTLPVQDQRTGLTSSAMAVLHGAARHRLDVTVNAMVMNFGHTGDWGNAMTDAAEAVVGQLETVWPGKGAAEIRRMLGLTPMIGRNDSGMITTLRDARTLLAFARSERIGFLAFWSVARDNGSCRARRAVSTCSGVPQRDYAFTATFKRFAS; from the coding sequence GTGGCGGAGGCGACGGAGCAGCGGGCGTTCACGCTCGCGTTCATCCTGGCCGATGGCCGCCGCTGTGAGCCGACGTGGGGGAACGCCCATCCGCTCGACGACCGCGAGATCCTCGGTGAGGTGGCGGCGTTGCGGGCAGCGGGTGGGGAGGTCGTCGTCTCGTCCGGGGGAGCGGACGGGCCGTACCTGGAGAACGCGTGCGACGGTGCCGGTGCGCTGCGGAGCGCGTACGAGCAGGCGCTCGACGCGGTGCGGTCGAACCACCTGGACGTCGACCTGGAGGCCGACGTGCCGATGGGGCGGGTCGGCACCGCGCTGCGCGGGCTGCAGCGCAGCCGGGGCACGAGCATCACCCTCACGCTGCCGGTGCAGGACCAGCGAACCGGACTCACCTCGAGCGCCATGGCCGTCCTGCACGGCGCGGCGCGGCACCGCCTGGACGTGACGGTCAACGCGATGGTGATGAACTTCGGTCACACCGGCGACTGGGGGAACGCGATGACGGATGCCGCGGAAGCCGTCGTCGGGCAGCTCGAGACCGTCTGGCCCGGCAAGGGCGCCGCCGAGATCCGCCGGATGCTGGGGTTGACGCCGATGATCGGCCGCAACGACAGCGGCATGATCACCACATTGCGTGACGCGCGGACACTGCTCGCGTTCGCGCGGTCCGAGCGCATCGGCTTCCTCGCGTTCTGGTCGGTAGCGAGGGACAACGGCTCGTGTCGGGCCAGGCGAGCGGTCAGCACCTGCAGTGGCGTACCGCAGCGCGACTACGCCTTCACCGCGACCTTCAAGCGCTTCGCGTCGTGA
- a CDS encoding glycosyltransferase, translating to MTGHPTSRRSLVQPRWTLITTGLLGLLSLLLVNGLAHGTFSADARVAPPASVSHVPDVVHNGGPIVDTTGGEVRTHHIPRKTMILTFDDGPDPEWTPRILEVLHDHHVPGTFFVVGSLASRYPGVLADIRESGSELGVHTFSHPDLAYAARWRIQLELAETQLAIAGGAGVTTSLMRPPYSSEANAIDNRGWPSIREIGRQGYTTVLSTLDTQDWRRPGVREIVRSGTPRNGNGESILLHDGGGNRAQTVAALEILIPRLLRQGYRFTTLGELMHDQTANPAAGALERLRGEALLTVVQVAKVMTKALAGFLLVAGVLVVARLLAMLVLARRHAASARRRALRPPTEAPRRTVSVVVPAYNERECIAATVRSIVASEHPVEVIVVDDGSTDGTAEVAERLGLGNVRVIRRANGGKPSALNAGIAAASSDLIVMVDGDTTFAPQTVSNLVRPFADPRIGAVAGNVKVGDRRNMVGLWQHIEYVIGFNIDRRVYDVLHACPPSPARWVPSGGRPCCRSVVSATTPSPRTPTSPWRSAGPAGGSRTSPVLWPAPRRRAPWASCGGSATDGATAPCSRCGSTGVLCWSAALRDGSDGSVCSTSRCSRSCCPRSHRWWTSSCCTASSSSTRHAPWPRGWPCCSCRRSAGCTPSISTTNGCATCWCCRCSRWCTDS from the coding sequence GTGACCGGACACCCCACGTCGCGTCGTTCCCTGGTCCAGCCGCGCTGGACGCTCATCACCACTGGCCTGCTCGGCCTGCTCAGCCTGTTGCTGGTCAACGGTCTGGCCCACGGGACGTTCAGTGCGGACGCTCGGGTGGCGCCGCCCGCCAGCGTGAGCCACGTTCCCGACGTCGTGCACAACGGTGGCCCGATCGTCGACACGACAGGAGGTGAGGTGCGGACGCACCACATCCCGCGCAAGACCATGATCCTCACCTTCGACGACGGCCCCGATCCCGAGTGGACGCCGCGGATCCTCGAGGTGCTGCACGACCACCACGTGCCGGGGACCTTCTTCGTCGTGGGCTCCCTCGCTTCCCGCTATCCGGGCGTCCTGGCGGACATCAGGGAGTCCGGCAGCGAGCTCGGTGTACACACCTTCTCCCACCCGGATCTCGCCTACGCCGCCAGATGGCGGATCCAGCTGGAGCTCGCCGAGACCCAGCTCGCCATCGCCGGCGGCGCAGGCGTCACCACGTCGCTGATGCGCCCGCCGTACTCGTCCGAGGCGAACGCGATCGACAACCGCGGCTGGCCGTCGATCAGGGAGATCGGGCGGCAGGGCTACACGACGGTGCTGAGCACCCTGGACACCCAGGACTGGCGGCGTCCCGGCGTGCGGGAGATCGTGCGCAGCGGCACGCCGAGGAACGGCAACGGCGAGAGCATCCTGTTGCACGACGGAGGCGGGAACCGGGCGCAGACCGTCGCGGCGCTCGAGATCCTGATCCCGCGACTGTTGCGCCAGGGCTACCGGTTCACGACGCTCGGCGAGCTGATGCACGACCAGACGGCGAACCCGGCCGCCGGCGCGCTCGAACGGCTGCGCGGCGAGGCGCTCCTGACGGTGGTCCAGGTCGCCAAGGTGATGACGAAGGCGCTGGCCGGTTTCCTCCTGGTCGCCGGTGTCCTCGTCGTCGCCCGGTTGCTCGCGATGCTCGTGCTCGCCAGGCGACATGCCGCCAGCGCGCGTCGCCGGGCGTTACGCCCGCCCACCGAGGCACCCCGCCGGACCGTCTCGGTGGTCGTGCCGGCCTACAACGAGCGCGAGTGCATCGCCGCCACCGTCCGATCGATCGTCGCGAGCGAGCACCCGGTGGAGGTGATCGTCGTGGACGACGGCTCGACCGACGGCACGGCCGAGGTCGCCGAACGGCTCGGTCTCGGCAACGTCCGGGTGATCCGCAGGGCGAACGGCGGCAAGCCGTCCGCCCTGAACGCCGGCATCGCAGCGGCGAGCAGCGATCTCATCGTGATGGTGGACGGTGACACCACCTTCGCGCCGCAGACCGTGAGCAACCTTGTACGACCGTTCGCCGACCCGCGGATCGGCGCGGTGGCGGGAAACGTCAAGGTCGGCGACCGGCGGAACATGGTCGGGCTCTGGCAACACATCGAGTACGTCATCGGCTTCAACATCGACCGCCGGGTGTACGACGTGCTGCACGCATGCCCACCGTCCCCGGCGCGGTGGGTGCCTTCAGGCGGCAGGCCCTGCTGCAGGTCGGTGGTCTCAGCGACGACACCCTCGCCGAGGACACCGACCTCACCATGGCGATCTGCCGGGCCGGCTGGCGGATCTCGTACGTCGCCGGTGCTGTGGCCCGCACCGAGGCGCCGCGCACCATGGGCCAGCTGTGGCGGCAGCGCTACCGATGGAGCTACGGCACCATGCAGTCGATGTGGAAGCACCGGCGTGCTGTGCTGGAGCGCGGCCCTTCGGGACGGTTCGGACGGTTCGGTTTGCTCAACCTCGCGCTGTTCCAGGTCATGCTGCCCGCGTTCGCACCGTTGGTGGACATCTTCCTGCTGTACGGCATCGTCTTCCTCGACCCGGCACGCACCGTGGCCGCGTGGCTGGCCGTGCTGCTCGTGCAGACGCTCGGCGGGCTGTACGCCTTCCATCTCGACAACGAACGGATGCGCTACCTGCTGGTGCTGCCGCTGCAGCAGGTGGTGTACCGACAGCTGA
- a CDS encoding FAD-binding protein, which translates to MGGMTVEGLRERTRGAVITAEMSEYDQARAVYNAMVDRRPRVVVRPVNAGDVMAAVDFARENELDLAVRGGGHSVPGFGTCDDGVVIDLSAMRGVRVDPVARRARVEGGATWGDFDGATHAFGLAATGGIISTTGVGGLTLGGGIGHLARSCGLSCDNLLAADIVTADGRFVTASSDEHADLYWALRGGTGNFGVVVSMEFALHPVATVYGGPLVFELDAASDLLAFYREFIATAPEQLGGFPAFQIAPPLPFIPEDRVGEPFALFVACWSGPVDEGEEALKPLRDVAPTVAEHVAAMPYPVLNSAFDALLPPGLRHYWKANFVMELTDDAIAAHLEHGPKLPAMQSTMHIYPINGACHRVAQDETAFAARDANFATVIAGMWPDAADDEAAISWVRDYYAATAPHSEDSGYVNFMAADDANRVRVNYGANYDRLVEVKRSYDPGNLFHLNQNIEP; encoded by the coding sequence ATGGGTGGCATGACCGTCGAGGGGTTGCGCGAGCGAACGCGTGGTGCCGTGATCACGGCCGAGATGAGCGAGTACGACCAGGCGCGCGCGGTGTACAACGCGATGGTCGATCGCCGTCCCCGGGTGGTGGTCCGGCCGGTGAACGCCGGGGACGTGATGGCCGCGGTGGACTTCGCCAGGGAGAACGAGCTCGACCTCGCCGTACGCGGCGGTGGTCACAGCGTGCCAGGGTTCGGCACGTGTGACGACGGTGTCGTCATCGACCTGTCGGCCATGCGCGGTGTCCGCGTCGACCCTGTCGCGCGCCGTGCGCGCGTCGAAGGCGGCGCCACCTGGGGCGACTTCGACGGCGCGACCCACGCCTTCGGGCTTGCCGCCACCGGCGGCATCATCTCCACCACGGGCGTCGGCGGTCTGACCCTCGGCGGCGGGATCGGCCATCTTGCGCGTAGCTGCGGCCTGTCGTGCGACAACCTGCTCGCGGCCGACATCGTGACGGCCGACGGTCGGTTCGTCACCGCGAGCAGCGACGAGCACGCCGACCTCTACTGGGCGCTGCGCGGGGGGACGGGGAACTTCGGTGTCGTGGTCTCGATGGAGTTCGCGCTCCATCCCGTCGCTACCGTCTATGGTGGCCCGCTGGTGTTCGAGCTGGACGCTGCGTCGGACCTGCTGGCGTTCTACCGCGAGTTCATCGCGACGGCCCCGGAGCAGCTGGGTGGTTTCCCCGCGTTCCAGATCGCGCCGCCGTTGCCGTTCATTCCCGAGGACCGCGTGGGTGAGCCGTTCGCCCTGTTCGTCGCGTGCTGGTCCGGGCCGGTCGACGAGGGCGAGGAGGCGCTCAAGCCGTTGCGCGACGTCGCGCCGACCGTGGCCGAGCACGTCGCAGCGATGCCGTACCCCGTGCTGAACAGTGCGTTCGACGCACTGCTGCCGCCGGGGTTGCGGCATTACTGGAAGGCCAACTTCGTCATGGAGCTCACCGACGACGCCATCGCGGCGCACCTGGAACACGGGCCGAAGCTGCCGGCGATGCAGTCGACGATGCACATCTACCCGATCAACGGCGCGTGCCACCGGGTGGCTCAGGACGAGACCGCGTTCGCCGCGCGGGACGCCAACTTCGCCACGGTGATCGCCGGGATGTGGCCGGATGCCGCCGACGACGAGGCCGCCATCTCCTGGGTGCGTGACTACTACGCCGCCACGGCGCCGCACTCGGAGGACAGCGGGTACGTCAACTTCATGGCCGCGGACGACGCGAACCGGGTGCGGGTCAACTACGGCGCCAACTACGACCGGCTGGTCGAGGTGAAGCGGAGTTACGACCCTGGCAACCTGTTCCACCTGAACCAGAACATCGAGCCGTAG
- a CDS encoding universal stress protein gives MSGAKNPRIVVGVDGSEPSKEALRWAARQAALVGTDLDAVVAWAYPEMYWGWAPGEGVAPLREQAATTLAKRVEEVLGSASAVEARQRVLRAEPATALLESSAGADLLVVGNRGHGAFFGALLGSVSYRCVHHATCPVVVVHGHRE, from the coding sequence ATGAGCGGTGCGAAGAACCCGCGGATCGTCGTCGGTGTGGACGGTTCCGAGCCGTCGAAGGAGGCGTTGCGCTGGGCCGCCCGGCAGGCGGCGCTGGTCGGAACAGACCTGGACGCCGTCGTCGCGTGGGCGTACCCGGAGATGTACTGGGGGTGGGCGCCCGGCGAGGGTGTTGCGCCACTACGGGAACAGGCGGCTACCACGCTGGCGAAGAGGGTCGAGGAGGTGCTCGGCAGCGCATCGGCCGTCGAGGCGCGCCAGCGGGTGTTGCGTGCCGAGCCGGCTACGGCGCTGCTGGAGTCCTCGGCGGGGGCGGACCTGCTGGTCGTCGGCAACCGTGGGCACGGCGCGTTCTTCGGTGCACTGCTCGGGTCGGTGAGCTACCGGTGTGTGCACCACGCGACCTGCCCGGTGGTCGTGGTCCACGGACACCGCGAGTGA
- a CDS encoding HAD family hydrolase encodes MPSSPERRPCDGRQAEARGPPGRDLRPCAAVAGRDALKVCPDRSVPNTSDRPQRRSRTAYARSNCGSRRSTTPSPPCRRSCPADARAGRSPTSRAAAEQCVTVTDGTDEHVPATDTNVEAVVVDVDSVVTDTQRIHAEAWKGVLDSFLRARAGRQRASYRPFDMGGDYLAHLAGRPSADGIRSFLASRGIPLTSDDRDTAGRHVTERLGELKDRYLASQLQRRHVIPYPSTVRFLRELRDRGCQLVAAPSDRLGQAIVRATGLGELFDIEVAGLRSPSGLLTAALDHLGQLGLPPAAVAAVSATPEHVRAARQLDFGLVVGVDRSGVAGTELRGCGADVVVRSLTDVHIATGGRRAIP; translated from the coding sequence ATCCCCTCCTCCCCAGAGCGTCGCCCGTGCGACGGGCGGCAGGCAGAGGCGCGCGGCCCACCAGGTCGGGACCTACGCCCCTGTGCAGCGGTCGCCGGCCGGGATGCACTGAAGGTGTGTCCAGACAGATCGGTCCCGAATACCAGCGACCGCCCGCAGCGGCGCTCGAGGACCGCATACGCGCGCTCGAACTGCGGATCGAGACGCTCAACGACGCCGTCACCGCCCTGCAGGAGGAGTTGTCCAGCCGACGCGAGAGCCGGCAGGTCGCCGACATCGCGAGCCGCCGCGGAGCAGTGCGTGACCGTCACTGACGGCACCGACGAACACGTCCCTGCGACCGACACCAACGTCGAAGCGGTCGTCGTCGACGTCGACAGCGTGGTGACCGACACCCAGCGGATCCACGCTGAGGCCTGGAAGGGGGTTCTCGACTCGTTCCTACGGGCGCGGGCCGGCAGACAGCGCGCCAGCTACCGCCCGTTCGACATGGGCGGCGACTACCTCGCCCACCTCGCCGGCAGACCGTCCGCGGACGGGATCCGCAGCTTCCTCGCCTCCCGCGGGATCCCGCTCACGTCCGACGACCGTGACACCGCCGGGCGACACGTCACAGAACGGCTCGGCGAGCTCAAGGACCGCTACCTGGCGTCCCAGTTGCAGCGCCGCCACGTGATCCCGTATCCGTCGACCGTGCGGTTCCTTCGCGAGCTGCGCGACCGCGGCTGCCAACTCGTCGCCGCGCCTTCCGACCGGCTGGGGCAGGCGATCGTGCGAGCCACCGGCCTCGGTGAGCTGTTCGACATCGAGGTGGCCGGACTGCGGTCACCGTCGGGGCTGCTGACGGCGGCGCTCGACCACCTCGGCCAGCTCGGTCTGCCGCCCGCCGCGGTCGCCGCGGTCTCGGCGACGCCCGAGCACGTCCGGGCGGCGCGCCAGCTCGACTTCGGCCTCGTGGTCGGCGTCGACCGCAGCGGCGTGGCCGGTACCGAGCTACGGGGATGCGGCGCCGACGTGGTCGTGCGCAGTCTCACCGACGTGCACATCGCCACCGGCGGTCGTCGAGCCATACCGTGA
- a CDS encoding OsmC family peroxiredoxin, translating to MRRAELQEVQAPLKARYRDDPAAAVVTLRATGTLGDDLTCSVATGRALVDAGLHPATGGDGGSVCSGDMLLEALAACAGVTLRAVATALDLDVRAGAVHVAGDLDFTGTLAVDRDAPVGFRSIRVGFILDTDASADELATLVRLTERYCVVLQTIATATSVSVTRLGT from the coding sequence GTGAGGCGTGCCGAACTACAGGAGGTCCAGGCTCCACTTAAGGCGCGGTACCGCGACGACCCGGCGGCGGCCGTCGTCACGCTGCGGGCCACGGGGACACTCGGCGACGACCTCACCTGCTCGGTCGCGACCGGCAGGGCACTGGTCGACGCGGGGCTGCATCCCGCGACCGGCGGCGACGGCGGCTCGGTCTGCTCCGGCGACATGCTGCTCGAGGCACTCGCGGCGTGCGCGGGAGTGACGCTGCGCGCCGTCGCGACCGCGCTGGACCTCGACGTCCGCGCAGGTGCGGTGCACGTGGCGGGCGACCTGGACTTCACGGGCACGCTCGCCGTCGACCGCGACGCGCCGGTCGGCTTCCGCAGCATCCGGGTCGGCTTCATCCTGGACACCGACGCGTCCGCGGACGAGCTGGCCACCCTCGTGCGGCTCACCGAGCGCTACTGCGTCGTGCTCCAGACGATCGCGACCGCCACCTCCGTGTCCGTCACCCGGCTAGGGACTTAG
- a CDS encoding M24 family metallopeptidase, giving the protein MAIRTYGPNAVDWEQRIDLDRLRQDRLARLRATLESSSLGAVLAFDFSNIRYLTATHIGTWAMDKLIRFAVLPRGGDPVLWDFGSAARHHQLFNPWLDGDKRARAGISTLRGAFHPDAGIAEEVARKVAAVLREHDLANEPLGVDLAEMPILAALRTEGLDVVDGQQVFLEARRIKTSDEIALLTQACSMVDAAYEELFTFLRPGVRENECVGLVSKALYDLGSEYVEGVNAISGERCAPHPHVYSDRVVRPGDPAFFDILHSHLGYRTCYYRCFAVGSASPAMRDAYVRCREYMDAAIAVVRPGATTADVVSLWPRAEEFGFPDEEAAFALQYGHGVGLAIWEKPIFSRLVSLDHPETLEEGMVFALETYWPAADGWSAARIEEEVVVTADGCEVITKFPAEDLLVAGQRYWSVGGALPTVRESQSHLNTDLGRGAP; this is encoded by the coding sequence ATGGCGATTCGTACGTACGGGCCGAATGCGGTGGACTGGGAACAGCGGATCGACCTCGACCGGCTGCGCCAGGATCGGCTGGCCAGGTTGCGGGCCACACTCGAGTCGTCCTCGCTCGGCGCGGTGCTCGCCTTCGACTTCTCCAACATCCGCTACCTCACCGCGACCCACATCGGCACGTGGGCGATGGACAAGTTGATCCGGTTCGCGGTGTTGCCGCGCGGCGGCGACCCGGTGCTCTGGGACTTCGGCTCCGCGGCGCGTCACCACCAGCTGTTCAACCCCTGGCTCGACGGCGACAAGCGCGCCCGCGCCGGCATCTCCACGCTTCGCGGTGCGTTCCACCCGGACGCGGGCATCGCCGAGGAGGTGGCCAGGAAGGTGGCCGCCGTGCTCCGCGAGCACGACCTGGCGAACGAGCCGCTCGGCGTCGACCTGGCCGAGATGCCGATCCTCGCGGCGCTGCGGACGGAGGGGCTCGACGTCGTCGACGGACAGCAGGTGTTCCTCGAAGCCAGGCGGATCAAGACATCCGACGAGATCGCGCTGCTCACCCAGGCCTGCTCGATGGTGGACGCCGCGTACGAGGAGCTCTTCACGTTCCTGCGTCCCGGCGTACGCGAGAACGAGTGCGTCGGCCTGGTGAGCAAGGCGCTCTACGACCTCGGCAGCGAGTACGTCGAGGGTGTGAACGCGATCTCGGGGGAGCGTTGCGCCCCGCACCCGCACGTCTACAGCGACCGCGTGGTGCGGCCCGGCGACCCGGCGTTCTTCGACATCCTGCACAGCCACCTCGGCTACCGCACCTGCTACTACCGGTGCTTCGCGGTCGGCAGTGCGTCGCCGGCGATGCGCGACGCGTACGTGCGTTGCCGCGAGTACATGGACGCCGCGATCGCGGTGGTGCGGCCGGGCGCCACGACGGCCGACGTCGTCTCGCTGTGGCCACGCGCCGAGGAGTTCGGCTTCCCGGACGAGGAGGCGGCGTTCGCGCTGCAGTACGGCCACGGCGTCGGGCTGGCGATCTGGGAGAAGCCGATCTTCAGCCGGCTGGTGTCGCTCGACCACCCGGAGACCCTCGAGGAGGGCATGGTCTTCGCGCTGGAGACGTACTGGCCGGCGGCGGACGGCTGGTCTGCGGCGCGGATCGAGGAAGAGGTCGTGGTCACCGCCGACGGGTGCGAGGTGATCACGAAGTTCCCCGCCGAGGACCTGCTCGTGGCGGGACAGCGGTACTGGTCGGTCGGCGGCGCGCTGCCGACGGTCCGCGAGTCGCAGTCGCACCTCAACACCGACCTCGGACGCGGTGCGCCGTGA